A stretch of Arachis hypogaea cultivar Tifrunner chromosome 15, arahy.Tifrunner.gnm2.J5K5, whole genome shotgun sequence DNA encodes these proteins:
- the LOC112751878 gene encoding receptor-like protein EIX2, whose protein sequence is MTTITTMGPVCFKILVQAIFMLWLTMSQYLHHVKYVSAEFWCKDSEKLALLDFKSGLVDDYGVLSSWERNEDCCHWRGVFCNNLTGHVQYLDLSGLYDNPLVPNVGLGYTARRLKGQIHASLLELKHLVYFNLSYNYFPNTHIPQFFGSLSNLEYLDLSHSYFSGQVPPQLGSLSKLLYLNLEDNKLDGSIPYQLGNLSSLLYLSLCDNVFEGTIPSELGKLSSLEQLCLGGQATFGALTVDNRGGQWLSNLTSLMVLDLSEVINLNNSYIWMQIMVGSNLPHLQELHLESCFLSDHYLTKFMSNFKSNSSSSLRSLDLSNNYFESPMIFKWISQVNPNLVILDLSVNSLKGPIPSDFGTAMTSLQELYLIGNRFTKGKDLRSLADICSLMELSLMENNLDEELATILQNLSAGSCSGHSSLFVLFLNMNQITGEFSGISTGFPSLIQLSLAGNRLSGKIPEDITLPSKLESLSIGSNFLTGGIPKSFGDACLNSLSLNDNSLNEELPLIVNHLSGRCAGNSLQELDLSTNRINGTLPDMSKLIPFLEVLKLNENNLRGTIQADYRFPSQLATLELDSNSLEGVISDSHFANMSKLKYLSLSGNSLTLMFSQNWVPPFQLEEGILLSSCKLGPAFPKWLQTQKSSLIDISNTGISDVVPNWFWEKLAFPMPMDVDISLNNLIGKIPNLPIWPSYVDTLNLASNQFEGSIPPFLSGVYILDLSSNKFSESRLFFCAYNNATIGMPISILSLSNNTLSGSIPNCLSHFKSLVYLDLSHNKFKGKIPTSIGSLLNLGILVLRNNSLTGKVPLSLRSCTNLMRLDLSENKLSGPIPSWIESLHKTLTMVSLSSNHFHGSLPLNLCHLTNLHLLDLSLNNLSGQIPICFKNFTTLAQISTPINVSLRFQVNIGGDIIFRSVNYMAILMWKGAQRIFIEKHLFLKSIDLSSNQLSGQIPTELAELFGLVSLNLSRNSFTGTIPSMIGRLTSLEFLDLSRNQLSGSIPSSLTQIYRLTMLDLSHNHLAGVIPTSTQLQSFSASSYEDNLDLCGPPLPKLCKEVVKPPLPPPQEDEDASVLSLGFYISMALGFATGFWGIFGSMLVNRRWRHAYFRFLNTLMDHIYVTIAVKFVKFKRRLTGLQS, encoded by the exons GTTTAGTTGACGACTACGGAGTTCTGTCATCATGGGAAAGAAACGAAGATTGTTGCCATTGGAGAGGTGTTTTCTGCAACAACCTAACAGGCCATGTGCAATACCTCGATCTTAGTGGTCTCTATGATAATCCTCTTGTTCCCAATGTCGGTCTCGGATATACAGCTCGTCGCTTGAAGGGTCAGATCCACGCATCATTGTTGGAGTTGAAGCATTTGGTGTACTTCAATCTCAGCTATAACTATTTTCCCAACACCCATATTCCACAATTCTTTGGATCTCTCTCCAACTTGGAATATCTTGATCTCTCACATTCTTATTTTAGTGGTCAAGTTCCACCACAACTTGGTTCTCTTTCAAAATTGTTGTACTTAAATCTTGAAGACAACAAGCTTGATGGTTCAATCCCTTACCAACTGGGAAACCTTTCTAGCTTGTTGTATCTTTCATTATGTGACAATGTTTTTGAAGGAACAATACCTTCTGAGCTTGGAAAACTTTCAAGCTTGGAGCAGCTTTGCCTTGGAGGACAAGCCACCTTTGGTGCTCTCACAGTTGATAATCGCGGAGGTCAATGGTTGTCCAATCTCACCTCCTTAATGGTTCTTGATTTAAGCGAGGTGATTAATCTAAACAACTCTTATATTTGGATGCAAATTATGGTTGGTAGTAACCTACCTCACCTTCAAGAACTCCACTTAGAAAGTTGTTTCCTTTCTGATCACTATTTGACCAAGTTTATGTCAAATTTCAaatccaattcttcttcttctcttcgaaGTCTTGATCTTAGTAACAACTACTTCGAGTCACCCATGATTTTCAAGTGGATATCCCAAGTCAACCCCAACCTTGTTATTCTAGATCTTTCTGTCAACTCCTTGAAGGGTCCAATACCAAGTGATTTTGGCACAGCAATGACATCACTGCAAGAACTTTACCTCATTGGTAACAGATTCACCAAGGGCAAGGATTTGAGATCCTTAGCAGATATATGCAGTTTGATGGAGTTAAGCTTGATGGAAAACAACTTGGACGAAGAACTTGCAACAATTCTTCAAAACTTGTCAGCTGGTAGTTGTTCTGGACACTCATCACTTTTTGTACTCTTCCTGAACATGAACCAAATAACCGGAGAATTTTCCGGCATTTCGACCGGTTTTCCGTCTTTGATACAACTGAGTCTTGCTGGAAACCGGTTATCCGGAAAGATCCCTGAAGACATCACATTGCCATCCAAGTTGGAGTCTTTGTCTATTGGATCAAACTTCTTAACAGGTGGAATTCCAAAGTCTTTTGGAGATGCATGTTTGAATTCTTTGAGTCTAAATGATAACTCTCTGAATGAAGAGCTTCCTCTGATAGTTAACCACTTATCTGGAAGATGTGCTGGCAACTCGCTTCAAGAATTAGACCTGAGCACCAACCGAATCAACGGCACACTGCCTGACATGTCGAAATTGATTCCATTCTTGGAAGTGTTGAAGCTTAATGAAAACAATCTGAGAGGGACTATACAAGCAGATTATAGATTTCCATCTCAGCTGGCCACTCTGGAGTTGGATTCAAACTCTTTAGAAGGTGTGATCTCTGACTCTCATTTTGCAAACATGTCCAAGTTGAAGTACCTGAGTTTATCTGGCAACTCGTTGACTTTGATGTTTAGTCAAAATTGGGTGCCACCTTTTCAGTTAGAAGAAGGCATATTATTGAGTTCTTGCAAACTAGGTCCAGCTTTTCCCAAATGGCTGCAGACACAAAAGAGCTCTTTGATTGATATTTCCAACACTGGAATTTCAGATGTGGTTCCTAACTGGTTCTGGGAAAAATTGGCATTTCCAATGCCAATGGATGTGGATATTTCACTCAATAATCTCATAGGTAAAATTCCAAATTTACCTATATGGCCTAGCTATGTAGATACTTTAAATCTTGCTTCAAATCAATTTGAAGGTTCAATTCCACCATTTCTAAGTGGGGTTTATATTCTTGACCTATCCAGTAATAAGTTTTCAGAGTCTAGGCTGTTCTTTTGTGCTTATAATAATGCTACAATTGGCATGCCAATAAGCATTTTGAGCCTTTCAAACAATACTCTATCTGGCTCCATTCCCAATTGTTTGAGTCATTTCAAGTCATTAGTGTATCTAGATTTGAGTCATAATAAGTTCAAAGGAAAGATTCCAACTTCAATAGGATCTCTTCTTAATCTTGGAATCTTGGTATTGAGAAACAATAGCTTAACTGGCAAGGTTCCTTTGTCTTTGAGGAGTTGCACAAACCTAATGAGgcttgatttgagtgaaaacaaATTATCAGGACCTATTCCTTCTTGGATTGAGAGTTTACACAAGACATTAACAATGGTAAGCTTAAGCAGCAATCACTTCCATGGAAGTTTACCATTAAATCTTTGTCATCTAACAAACCTTCATCTGTTAGATCTCTCTTTGAACAATCTTTCTGGACAAATTCCCATCTGCTTCAAGAATTTTACTACATTGGCTCAAATTAGTACCCCAATAAATGTTTCTCTTCGTTTCCAAGTCAATATTGGTGGAGATATCATTTTCAGAAGTGTGAACTATATGGCAATTTTGATGTGGAAAGGTGCACAACGAATCTTCATAGAGAAACATTTATTCTTGAAAAGCATTGATCTCTCTAGTAATCAATTATCTGGGCAAATTCCAACAGAACTAGCTGAATTATTCGGCTTAGTTTCGTTGAATTTGTCAAGGAACAGCTTTACAGGAACAATTCCTTCAATGATTGGAAGGCTAACATCACTGGAGTTTCTTGACTTGTCAAGAAACCAACTCTCTGGTTCCATTCCTTCTAGTCTCACTCAAATCTACCGGCTCACCATGTTAGATTTATCACATAACCATCTAGCCGGAGTGATTCCAACTAGCACACAGTTGCAGAGTTTCAGTGCTTCAAGCTATGAAGATAATCTTGATCTTTGTGGACCTCCACTTCCAAAACTGTGCAAGGAAGTAGTGAAACCTCCATTGCCACCACCACAAGAAGATGAAGATGCCTCAGTTTTGTCTCTTGGATTTTACATAAGTATGGCACTCGGATTTGCTACTGGATTTTGGGGAATCTTTGGCTCAATGCTGGTCAATCGCCGTTGGCGCCATGCATATTTCAGGTTCTTGAATACTTTAATGGACCACATTTATGTCACCATAGCAGTCAAATTTGTCAAGTTCAAAAGGAGACTCACAGGTTTGCag tcttag
- the LOC112751877 gene encoding uncharacterized protein: MTSSSCILGPGVAFVYYPEPKKWIKLERALSLPYYHVFLGVSSLGDVDDRSVVLTWNLEALYRHGVKYHIHALLVDNKDYCILRHQCLDELYEAIQPSYFDDGCSDLNLVDLGNSKVCVIIGGIAEGIPSLCILVVELGFVQEEEQQRFLSVRLLVNRVFDMRPYFLEDRGIQVLCTSFLFSLSNGTSDIDRDSVKDHIGEKVPTLTSASLEAFSGKRSSRKDDPSTEGDKDNVVKVAQSKEISLKRTKLESGVVGLDKYLEVSQLKDKARELGMKDMTEALKAKEKESEEMVKQITTLQSQLKGRDEKIEALTLKVGEMFRKGFDRAISQIKALAPEVNVVDMDVSKIVVNGVLVDANIPEEGCDVKENE; the protein is encoded by the exons ATGACAAGCTCCTCCTGCATCCTTGGACCAGGAGTTGCCTTTGTCTACTACCCCGAACCTAAAAAATGGATTAAACTGGAGCGCGCACTTTCTCTTCCTTATTATCATGTTTTCTTGGGTGTGTCGTCCCTTGGGGATGTAGACGATCGCAGTGTGGTGCTGACATGGAACCTGGAGGCTCTTTACCGACATGGTGTGAAATATCACATACACGCTTTGCTGGTGGATAATAAAGATTATTGCATTCTTCGCCATCAATGCCTTGATGAGTTGTATGAGGCTATCCAACCATCCTACTTTGATGATGGGTGCTCAGATCTCAACTTGGTTGACCTTGGCAACAGCAAAGTATGCGTTATCATCGGTGGTATCGCAGAAGGCATTCCATCCCTTTGCATTTTAGTAGTTGAATTAGGGTTTGTACAagaggaggagcagcaaagattCTTATCTGTGCGTCTACTCGTGAATCGAGTCTTCGATATGAGGCCTTATTTCTTAGAGGACCGCGGTATTCAAGTGCTCTGCACCTCCTTTCTTTTCTCGCTCAGCAACGGAACGTCGGACATAGACAGGGATTCCGTGAAGGATCATATAG GTGAGAAAGTTCCCACCCTGACTTCGGCATCTCTGGAGGCCTTTTCCGGGAAGAGGTCGTCCCGGAAGGACGACCCTTCGACAGAAGGTGATAAAGATAATGTGGTCAAGGTTGCTCAATCTAAGGAGATTAGTTTAAAGAGAACAAAGCTAGAGTCAGGTGTTGTAGGTCTTGATAAGTATCTGGAGGTTTCTCAATTGAAGGATAAGGCTAGAGAATTGGGTATGAAGGACATGACCGAGGCTTTGAAGGCGAAGGAAAAAGAGTCAGAGGAAATGGTAAAACAGATAACTACTTTGCAGTCTCAATTGAAGGGACGCGATGAGAAGATTGAGGCATTAACTCTAAAGGTGGGTGAGATGTTTCGGAAAGGGTTTGATCGTGCTATAAGTCAAATTAAGGCTCTTGCGCCGGAGGTTAACGTGGTTGATATGGATGTATCCAAGATTGTGGTAAATGGAGTATTAGTGGATGCTAACATCCCGGAGGAAGGTTGTGATGTCAaagagaatgaatga